Proteins encoded together in one Bombus vancouverensis nearcticus chromosome 14, iyBomVanc1_principal, whole genome shotgun sequence window:
- the Pkc98E gene encoding protein kinase C isoform X1, whose amino-acid sequence MFTGTVKIEICEAVGLRATDKQRKFWQDEPILDPYVQLDVDENHLDRSSTKPKTFDPVWNECFTHEVQDAVMLGLTVFHDAALPPDYFVANCSIPFEELVSRNDKTADLWVDLEPQGKLRVRIDLKWNDQDQQRGCGTGDGEGIGGRGGGSITTGKEPRREFKERQGFNRRRGAMRRKVHQANGHKFMATFLRQPTFCSHCREFIWGLGKQGYQCQVCTCVVHKRCHKLVITKCPGMRDESNQDTESPRFSIDMPHRFVVHNYKRFTFCDHCGSLLYGLFRQGLQCEACNINVHKRCQKNVANNCGINTKAMAEILSTMNISPDKQIKTPKINYRTTTCQSGQTPTTVTVTDTLPTDNSQTIQKTEETSVIATENAVPASENEVRKFGIEDFNFIKVLGKGSFGKVMLVERKTNPDEVYAVKILRKDVIIQDDDVDCTMTEKRILTLAARHPFLTAIHSCFQTNDRLFFVMEYVNGGDLMFHIQRARKFDEARARFYAAEVTLALQFLHKHHIIYRDLKLDNIILDQEGHCKLADFGMCKEGIIEGKTVTTTFCGTPDYIAPEILQELHYGASVDWWALGVLMYEMMAGQPPFEADNEDDLFESILRDDVLYPIWISKEAVSILKGFMTKNPAKRLGCVAANGGENAIKVHPFFQEIDWEALEARKVKPPIRPKTKSKKDVMNFDTEFTKEDPVLTPEDPDEVSYINQEEFQGFSFVNKDFNPARFGAQ is encoded by the exons ATGTTCACGGGGACAGTGAAGATCGAAATATGTGAGGCAGTCGGACTAAGGGCGACGGACAAGCAACGAAAGTTTTGGCAGGATGAACCTATACTCGATCCCTACGTTCAGCTGGATGTCGACGAGAATCATCTTGATCGTTCATCGACTAAACCGAAAACATTCGACCCGGTTTGGAACGAGTGTTTCACCCATGAAGTTCAGGATGCGGTGATGCTCGGACTGACTGTCTTCCACGATGCGGCATTACCGCCGGATTATTTCGTCGCCAATTGTAGTATTCCTTTCGAGGAACTTGTCAGCAGGAATGACAAAACTGCAGATCTTTGG gTTGACCTTGAACCTCAAGGAAAGTTAAGGGTTAGGATTGACCTAAAATGGAATGATCAAG ATCAACAAAGAGGCTGTGGTACAGGTGATGGAGAAGGAATCGGAGGCAGAGGTGGTGGAAGCATCACCACTGGGAAGGAACCCAGGAGGGAGTTCAAAGAAAGACAGGGTTTTAACCGGCGTAGAGGTGCTATGCGACGCAAGGTTCATCAAGCGAATGGTCACAAGTTTATGGCTACCTTCCTGAGGCAACCAACTTTCTGTTCTCACTGCCGTGAATTCATATG GGGCTTGGGCAAGCAGGGCTATCAGTGTCAAG TCTGTACATGTGTAGTTCACAAAAGATGTCACAAGTTGGTTATCACAAAATGCCCAGGCATGAGAGATGAG TCAAATCAAGATACAGAAAGTCCACGTTTCAGTATAGATATGCCACACCGTTTTGTTGTTCACAACTACAAGAGATTTACGTTTTGTGACCACTGTGGCTCACTGTTGTATGGTTTATTTAGACAAGGTTTACAGTGTGAag CTTGTAATATAAATGTTCATAAGAGGTGCCAGAAAAATGTAGCAAATAATTGTGGCATTAACACTAAGGCTATGGCTGAGATTTTAAGTACAATGAATATATCACCAGACAAACAAATAAAAACTCCAAAGATTAATTATAGAACAACAACTTGTCAGTCTGGTCAAACACCCACAACAGTAACAGTCACAGACACATTACCAACGGATAATTCACAAACAATTCAAAAAACGGAAGAAACATCTGTTATCGCTACTGAAAATGCAGTACCTGCTAGTGAGAATGAAGTTAGGAAATTTGGTATCGAGGACTTTAATTTCATAAAAGTTCTTGGTAAAGGTAGTTTCGGGAAGGTGATGCTAGTAGAACGAAAAACTAATCCCGATGAAGTTTACGCTGTAAAAATTTTAAGAAAAGATGTGATTATACAAGATGATGATGTAGATTGTACAATGACGGAAAAGAGGATTTTAACACTGGCAGCGAGACATCCTTTCCTTACAGCTATTCACAGTTGTTTTCAAACAAATGACCGATTATTTTTTGTTATGGAATATGTGAATGGAG gTGATTTAATGTTCCATATTCAAAGGGCTCGAAAATTTGACGAAGCAAGAGCACGCTTCTATGCGGCAGAAGTTACGCTTGCATTACAATTTCTTCACAAGCATCATATTATTTATCGAGATCTCAAGTTAGACAATATAATACTCGACCAAGAAGGTCATTGTAAATTAGCAGATTTTGGAATGTGCAAGGAGGGTATTATCGAAGGGAAGACTGTTACAACAACATTTTGTGGCACACCCGATTATATCGCACCTGAAATTCTTCAAGAATTGCATTATGGTGCTAGCGTTGATTGGTGGGCACTTGGTGTTTTAATGTACGAAATGATGGCTGGTCAACCGCCTTTTGAAGCAGATAATGAAGATGATTTATTCGAATCAATTCTACGAGACGATGTGCTTTACCCTATCTGGATCTCAAAAGAGGCAGTTTCTATTTTAAAAGGATTTATGACAAAAAATCCAGCTAAGAGATTAGGTTGTGTGGCTGCTAATGGTGGTGAGAACGCTATAAAAGTTCACCCATTTTTCCAAGAAATAGATTGGGAAGCACTCGAAGCGCGTAAAGTGAAACCACCAATTAGGCCAAAAACT AAAAGCAAAAAGGACGTAATGAACTTCGATACGGAGTTTACAAAAGAAGATCCAGTGTTGACGCCAGAAGATCCAGACGAAGTGAGCTATATAAACCAAGAAGAATTCCAAGGTTTCTCCTTCGTCAACAAAGACTTCAACCCTGCTAGGTTTGGGGCGCAATAA
- the Pkc98E gene encoding protein kinase C isoform X2, with protein sequence MFTGTVKIEICEAVGLRATDKQRKFWQDEPILDPYVQLDVDENHLDRSSTKPKTFDPVWNECFTHEVQDAVMLGLTVFHDAALPPDYFVANCSIPFEELVSRNDKTADLWVDLEPQGKLRVRIDLKWNDQGDGEGIGGRGGGSITTGKEPRREFKERQGFNRRRGAMRRKVHQANGHKFMATFLRQPTFCSHCREFIWGLGKQGYQCQVCTCVVHKRCHKLVITKCPGMRDESNQDTESPRFSIDMPHRFVVHNYKRFTFCDHCGSLLYGLFRQGLQCEACNINVHKRCQKNVANNCGINTKAMAEILSTMNISPDKQIKTPKINYRTTTCQSGQTPTTVTVTDTLPTDNSQTIQKTEETSVIATENAVPASENEVRKFGIEDFNFIKVLGKGSFGKVMLVERKTNPDEVYAVKILRKDVIIQDDDVDCTMTEKRILTLAARHPFLTAIHSCFQTNDRLFFVMEYVNGGDLMFHIQRARKFDEARARFYAAEVTLALQFLHKHHIIYRDLKLDNIILDQEGHCKLADFGMCKEGIIEGKTVTTTFCGTPDYIAPEILQELHYGASVDWWALGVLMYEMMAGQPPFEADNEDDLFESILRDDVLYPIWISKEAVSILKGFMTKNPAKRLGCVAANGGENAIKVHPFFQEIDWEALEARKVKPPIRPKTKSKKDVMNFDTEFTKEDPVLTPEDPDEVSYINQEEFQGFSFVNKDFNPARFGAQ encoded by the exons ATGTTCACGGGGACAGTGAAGATCGAAATATGTGAGGCAGTCGGACTAAGGGCGACGGACAAGCAACGAAAGTTTTGGCAGGATGAACCTATACTCGATCCCTACGTTCAGCTGGATGTCGACGAGAATCATCTTGATCGTTCATCGACTAAACCGAAAACATTCGACCCGGTTTGGAACGAGTGTTTCACCCATGAAGTTCAGGATGCGGTGATGCTCGGACTGACTGTCTTCCACGATGCGGCATTACCGCCGGATTATTTCGTCGCCAATTGTAGTATTCCTTTCGAGGAACTTGTCAGCAGGAATGACAAAACTGCAGATCTTTGG gTTGACCTTGAACCTCAAGGAAAGTTAAGGGTTAGGATTGACCTAAAATGGAATGATCAAG GTGATGGAGAAGGAATCGGAGGCAGAGGTGGTGGAAGCATCACCACTGGGAAGGAACCCAGGAGGGAGTTCAAAGAAAGACAGGGTTTTAACCGGCGTAGAGGTGCTATGCGACGCAAGGTTCATCAAGCGAATGGTCACAAGTTTATGGCTACCTTCCTGAGGCAACCAACTTTCTGTTCTCACTGCCGTGAATTCATATG GGGCTTGGGCAAGCAGGGCTATCAGTGTCAAG TCTGTACATGTGTAGTTCACAAAAGATGTCACAAGTTGGTTATCACAAAATGCCCAGGCATGAGAGATGAG TCAAATCAAGATACAGAAAGTCCACGTTTCAGTATAGATATGCCACACCGTTTTGTTGTTCACAACTACAAGAGATTTACGTTTTGTGACCACTGTGGCTCACTGTTGTATGGTTTATTTAGACAAGGTTTACAGTGTGAag CTTGTAATATAAATGTTCATAAGAGGTGCCAGAAAAATGTAGCAAATAATTGTGGCATTAACACTAAGGCTATGGCTGAGATTTTAAGTACAATGAATATATCACCAGACAAACAAATAAAAACTCCAAAGATTAATTATAGAACAACAACTTGTCAGTCTGGTCAAACACCCACAACAGTAACAGTCACAGACACATTACCAACGGATAATTCACAAACAATTCAAAAAACGGAAGAAACATCTGTTATCGCTACTGAAAATGCAGTACCTGCTAGTGAGAATGAAGTTAGGAAATTTGGTATCGAGGACTTTAATTTCATAAAAGTTCTTGGTAAAGGTAGTTTCGGGAAGGTGATGCTAGTAGAACGAAAAACTAATCCCGATGAAGTTTACGCTGTAAAAATTTTAAGAAAAGATGTGATTATACAAGATGATGATGTAGATTGTACAATGACGGAAAAGAGGATTTTAACACTGGCAGCGAGACATCCTTTCCTTACAGCTATTCACAGTTGTTTTCAAACAAATGACCGATTATTTTTTGTTATGGAATATGTGAATGGAG gTGATTTAATGTTCCATATTCAAAGGGCTCGAAAATTTGACGAAGCAAGAGCACGCTTCTATGCGGCAGAAGTTACGCTTGCATTACAATTTCTTCACAAGCATCATATTATTTATCGAGATCTCAAGTTAGACAATATAATACTCGACCAAGAAGGTCATTGTAAATTAGCAGATTTTGGAATGTGCAAGGAGGGTATTATCGAAGGGAAGACTGTTACAACAACATTTTGTGGCACACCCGATTATATCGCACCTGAAATTCTTCAAGAATTGCATTATGGTGCTAGCGTTGATTGGTGGGCACTTGGTGTTTTAATGTACGAAATGATGGCTGGTCAACCGCCTTTTGAAGCAGATAATGAAGATGATTTATTCGAATCAATTCTACGAGACGATGTGCTTTACCCTATCTGGATCTCAAAAGAGGCAGTTTCTATTTTAAAAGGATTTATGACAAAAAATCCAGCTAAGAGATTAGGTTGTGTGGCTGCTAATGGTGGTGAGAACGCTATAAAAGTTCACCCATTTTTCCAAGAAATAGATTGGGAAGCACTCGAAGCGCGTAAAGTGAAACCACCAATTAGGCCAAAAACT AAAAGCAAAAAGGACGTAATGAACTTCGATACGGAGTTTACAAAAGAAGATCCAGTGTTGACGCCAGAAGATCCAGACGAAGTGAGCTATATAAACCAAGAAGAATTCCAAGGTTTCTCCTTCGTCAACAAAGACTTCAACCCTGCTAGGTTTGGGGCGCAATAA